The Drosophila bipectinata strain 14024-0381.07 chromosome 3L, DbipHiC1v2, whole genome shotgun sequence region GGACTCTTCCAATTAACTTGCTCTTGTCcctgaaatatttattcttaGGCGAATGTTTCTTAAAGCTATTGATAAAACATTATACTTACATTACGACTTCACAAGCCTGTTTGTGGTTGCAGAAAGGACAATCGAAAACTTTCGTCAGCGGCTGAATGTTCTTTTGTTTTGGTGGAGGCTTGCGTTTTGACTTACGGCGACCCATTTctaattatcattatcaaaaattgtattatttaataaaaaaaaggtttataTATCTTACTATTCAAGCTTAATACGATGTTAACGGCGCAGAAAAATTCCTTGAACTGAAAATGACGTCAAAACGTCAGAAGTTATACCCTATTTTTTCCTGCGgagaaaagctaactt contains the following coding sequences:
- the LOC108126249 gene encoding transcription elongation factor 1 homolog, yielding MGRRKSKRKPPPKQKNIQPLTKVFDCPFCNHKQACEVVMDKSKLIGRVQCNICQEFYQTSVNFLTEPIDVFNDWIDACEELN